A genomic segment from Candidatus Pacearchaeota archaeon encodes:
- a CDS encoding PD-(D/E)XK nuclease family protein, which translates to MRNSKYLIEKILEKEKLSYLPKEQSIWKRIKRTKKSREEIEGSLLLYEKEFLEQLKQSALIKKEEREIEKKIFSFEKCLEEGIGTVSASKLNTYKGCKFAFLLKYKLHLKPPTYHWRLMMGKDIHLILRDINLGLLNSKEEIINGREVEIIENGKKKKKKILGWKARWFGSVYSGKCWFPYEDLKYSLYYKGKKMLEDFFEREKMKPKPALVEENFNVILSKNINQKEIYYKFTGIFDKIDFEEDDDKRKIIITDYKTGSNRIEDRKDVIKELGIQFTIYYFSFLELIKREFQNISPNPKNNIEMKIYSLENGSEIKVTRNENDLYYLINTVHEADQEIRKGNFVPFIGYHCNRNNCDWAPLCAELLTSERKDFVKKLIDYSIENISEFEKVKKLSLFDNF; encoded by the coding sequence ATGAGAAATTCAAAATATTTAATTGAAAAAATTTTGGAAAAAGAAAAATTAAGTTATCTTCCAAAAGAACAAAGTATATGGAAAAGAATAAAGAGAACTAAAAAATCAAGAGAGGAAATAGAAGGTTCTTTATTGCTTTATGAAAAAGAATTTTTGGAACAATTAAAGCAATCGGCTCTTATAAAAAAAGAAGAAAGGGAAATAGAGAAAAAAATATTCTCTTTTGAAAAATGTTTAGAAGAAGGAATAGGAACAGTTAGTGCATCAAAATTAAATACATATAAAGGGTGTAAGTTTGCTTTTTTATTAAAATATAAATTACATTTAAAACCACCAACTTATCATTGGAGATTAATGATGGGAAAGGATATTCATTTAATCTTAAGAGATATTAATTTAGGACTATTAAATTCTAAAGAAGAAATAATTAATGGAAGAGAAGTAGAAATTATAGAAAACGGAAAGAAAAAGAAAAAAAAGATTCTTGGATGGAAAGCAAGGTGGTTTGGCTCTGTTTATTCTGGAAAATGTTGGTTTCCTTACGAAGACTTAAAGTATTCATTATATTACAAGGGAAAAAAAATGTTGGAAGATTTTTTTGAAAGAGAAAAAATGAAACCAAAACCTGCTCTTGTTGAAGAAAATTTTAATGTTATATTATCAAAAAATATAAATCAAAAAGAGATTTATTATAAATTCACTGGAATATTCGATAAAATTGATTTTGAAGAAGATGATGACAAAAGAAAAATAATTATAACTGATTATAAAACAGGAAGTAACAGAATAGAAGATAGAAAGGATGTTATTAAAGAATTGGGTATACAATTTACAATATATTATTTTTCCTTTTTAGAATTAATAAAAAGAGAATTTCAAAATATTTCTCCAAATCCAAAAAACAATATAGAAATGAAAATTTATAGTCTAGAAAATGGAAGCGAAATTAAAGTAACAAGAAATGAAAATGATCTTTATTATTTAATTAATACTGTACATGAAGCAGATCAAGAAATAAGAAAGGGTAATTTTGTTCCTTTTATAGGTTATCATTGTAATAGGAACAATTGTGATTGGGCTCCTCTTTGTGCAGAATTACTAACATCTGAAAGAAAAGATTTTGTTAAAAAATTAATTGATTACTCTATAGAAAACATTTCTGAATTTGAAAAAGTAAAAAAACTTTCTTTATTTGATAACTTTTAA